The Bacteroidia bacterium DNA window TTAAGGTAGCACCCACATCTGTAATATTAGTTGTAGATAAACCGGTAATAGCTGTACAAGACTTCAGCGTAGCTGCTGTTGTATCAAAAGAATAGCTACCTACAAGACCGCCGCAAATAGGATATATCTTAACTTCATAATTTGTGTTATTTATCAATCCAGTCAAGGTATAGTTGGATCCAACAGCAGTTTTCTTGTTATAGGTATTATTACCAACTGGTCGAGACCAAACCTGATAGGTATCTGCTTGGCTCTTTGTCCATGCAATATCTATACTGCTTGTAGTTATATTGGAGATTGATATATTACTTGGGGAACTGCAATTTGGAATAGCTGTAGTTGAGAAGTATTCATAGGTAAATTGGTCTGGTAAGAAGCCGGGGCTTTTTAGGCCAGGGCACCATACTTTTACCCGCCACTCGTAATCAGTAATACTTGTAAGTCCAGAAATATTAACGGAGTCACTTGTAACAAAAACTTTTGTGAAAGCAGTATTGGTGTTTTTTATTCTATAATTTACTTCAAAACTATCCGGTGTACCGGTGTGTGTCCATTTTAAGGTAGCTGTATTGTAGCCAATATTTGCAGCACTCTTTGAGGTAATAACAGCGCAAGGTGTTAATGTTTTAAAAGTATCTACTGTTGTTCTGGGGGTTCCGTTGCAGTATATTCTAATTCGTATTTCATAATCAGTATCAGACTTTAAGTCATTAGAAGAAGGTATTCCGGTGCCGATGTAAGTACCTCCTGTAAGTGGTACAGATGCGATTGTATAGGTAGGTGCTCCCAATGGTTTGTAGTAAATCTGGGCGCTATCCGGTACGGTATATTCAGGGCCGCTCGGAATTGTCCAAGATATTTTTGCACGATAATATCCAATCTCATTATAAGTAACACTTGTAGCTTTAGGGCAACTGGGGGATAATGTATAAAATTGAACTGACGAAGAAGGGCTTGAATTTCCGTAGCAATATGTAGTTACTCTCCATTGATATAGCTGACTGGGAGTCAGGCCGGTAAGGTTGTAAGAAGTTGCTGTTCCGGCCAAGTTTACGGTTGTAAAAGGGCCGCTTACCCCTTGCCGCCAAGAAAGCACTATGCTATCCGGAGTTTGACCGCTGCCAATCTGCCACTTTAGCTTAGCAGAAGTGTGAGCAATTGAATCTGTCGTAAGAGAACTATTATCAGGGTTAGCACATGCTTGTGGATAATAAGCAAAATTATACCAAGAGATATTATCTAAAAAGATAAAGAAGTCCTTCGCAGGAGAGTTCATCCCATAA harbors:
- a CDS encoding fibronectin type III domain-containing protein, whose product is MFKHRQLSITKMLARVFLPTFSLFSLGFLAEAQTPNGTLDFGNPTNNDVATTANTGFGGVRKGMGGGSWILKNPGIPSLGQLGELRGVPPTNNKIASVGLTSAEYGTATQVSSIRFEINLANNGTGEWYFFAGNGSSYGATQNATFNPNQTFVGIKLLSSAGTLTASYRQAGAWVSNTNLTNALSLGNSHVVVLVCNNGASTENYALGSVAANKYDIIVDGTVVVNDAGKALLPGTTDINAFRFYGMNSPAKDFFIFLDNISWYNFAYYPQACANPDNSSLTTDSIAHTSAKLKWQIGSGQTPDSIVLSWRQGVSGPFTTVNLAGTATSYNLTGLTPSQLYQWRVTTYCYGNSSPSSSVQFYTLSPSCPKATSVTYNEIGYYRAKISWTIPSGPEYTVPDSAQIYYKPLGAPTYTIASVPLTGGTYIGTGIPSSNDLKSDTDYEIRIRIYCNGTPRTTVDTFKTLTPCAVITSKSAANIGYNTATLKWTHTGTPDSFEVNYRIKNTNTAFTKVFVTSDSVNISGLTSITDYEWRVKVWCPGLKSPGFLPDQFTYEYFSTTAIPNCSSPSNISISNITTSSIDIAWTKSQADTYQVWSRPVGNNTYNKKTAVGSNYTLTGLINNTNYEVKIYPICGGLVGSYSFDTTAATLKSCTAITGLSTTNITDVGATLNWTSNSDSILIFWRPTNAPTFDSMLVVNTGSYNMQGLQSNQTYIWKLRGKCVNPAGQISWSGNTANQNFTTAAAAKTGTLRFSDISIFPNPNNGNFAVKFPAQKSLSYTIQISDVTGKIIKDFRGTTEIGENIIQINLDDTHTGIYLVKVTTDIGTENFRIVVQH